One Stigmatella aurantiaca genomic region harbors:
- a CDS encoding VOC family protein, with the protein MHRSRLVGIVIDCKTEDFDTAARFWSQALGRPIGPKDPESPHYADLKMEPDEPTVLVQKVDHPSRVHLDIETDDIEAEVKRLEALGAKRVEFIKRWWVMEAPTGQRFCVVRPQRDGKLGPHANEWGNTPT; encoded by the coding sequence ATGCACCGCAGCCGTTTGGTTGGCATCGTCATCGACTGCAAGACGGAGGACTTCGACACCGCGGCCCGCTTCTGGAGCCAGGCCCTGGGCAGGCCCATTGGCCCCAAGGATCCCGAAAGCCCCCATTACGCGGACCTGAAGATGGAGCCGGATGAGCCCACCGTCCTCGTCCAGAAGGTGGACCACCCGAGCCGTGTCCACCTCGACATCGAGACGGACGACATCGAGGCGGAGGTGAAGCGCCTCGAGGCGCTCGGCGCCAAGCGGGTGGAGTTCATCAAGCGCTGGTGGGTCATGGAGGCGCCCACCGGCCAGCGCTTCTGCGTGGTGCGGCCTCAGCGCGACGGAAAGCTCGGGCCCCACGCGAACGAGTGGGGCAACACGCCCACCTAG